In Chryseobacterium turcicum, a single window of DNA contains:
- a CDS encoding TerD family protein produces the protein MAINLQKGQKIELGLTKMTIGLGWDPNESHGGGTFDLDASAIMIDSDRKLVGDEYFVFYNNLNSPDGALQHTGDDPDGKSSDGDDDEAIVIDLEKVDPRVEEILFVVTIEDFERKKQNFGMVRNSYIRVVDNSNHQEIAKYELDEDFSIETGVEFGRLYKRNGSWKFEASGIGYRADLGFFLEKYYKGQIIK, from the coding sequence ATGGCGATTAATTTACAGAAAGGGCAAAAAATAGAATTAGGACTTACAAAAATGACAATCGGTTTAGGATGGGACCCAAATGAGAGTCATGGAGGTGGTACTTTTGATTTGGATGCTTCAGCAATTATGATTGATTCCGACAGAAAACTGGTTGGAGACGAATATTTTGTTTTTTACAATAATTTGAATTCTCCGGATGGAGCTTTACAACATACAGGAGACGATCCCGATGGAAAAAGTAGCGATGGTGACGATGACGAAGCCATTGTGATTGATCTTGAAAAAGTAGATCCTAGAGTAGAAGAAATACTGTTTGTAGTAACTATTGAGGATTTCGAAAGAAAAAAACAAAACTTCGGAATGGTAAGAAACTCGTACATCAGAGTTGTTGATAATAGTAATCATCAGGAAATTGCAAAATACGAGCTTGATGAAGATTTCTCTATCGAAACCGGCGTAGAATTCGGTAGACTATACAAAAGAAACGGAAGCTGGAAATTTGAAGCTTCAGGAATTGGGTACAGAGCTGATCTTGGTTTCTTTTTAGAGAAATATTATAAAGGTCAAATCATTAAATAA